The genomic window CCAACTCGGTAAACCGCCGCAAAAAAGTACTACACCTGGCAGGGCCAACCCAGTAGGTATTCCCTACCTATACGTTTCAGAAAGTGAAAAAACAACCCTTTACGAAACGAGGATTGCACTACATGAAGGTATAACCATTGGTAAGTTTGTTGCGAAAGAGCCGCTGAATTTAGTCTCTTTAAAAAACATAGCAGATTATGGGCCATTTGAGATTTTAGATAGGGGCTTTTCATTAGAAGAGTTTATACAGTACCGACCTTATCTACAAAGCTTAGAACACGAATTGTCTAAACCTGTACGCAAGCAAGATGTACATTTAGATTATCTGCCTACGCAATTTCTTTGTGAGCTGATTAAATCATTAGGTTTTGATGCCGTAGAGTATAAAAGTGCCATGCATGCCAATGGATATAATTTAGCAGTATTTAATGATGAAAAACTAGAGTGTTTAGATGCTAAATTCTATACGGTAAAAGATTTGGAATATAAATGGGGGTAAATAGGATATCTAATGAATAATTTAATGAATTTTGAGATTTATAAGCCGCTGATTCCTTTTGTCTTAGGGTTGCTTTTGAAAATAGCTTTGGACGTGAATTTAGGAAAGTGTTTTGTGAAATTCTTTTTTTGGATTTCTTTTAGAGGCATTTTTAGAAAAACAAGCGTAAAAGTTTCAGGTGTCTACAAACAGTATTGGCACATTGGAAAGAATGAAAGGTATCCGAAAGTATGCCAACGTCAAAGTTTAGTGACCTTAAAGCAACTTAATAATTATTGCTACGGCGAGTTTTATGCTAAAGAGGGTTTGGAAAGATATTATTTATTTGGAGAGATTATAGATAGAAAAATAATTGGTCATTGGAGTAGCTACGAAAGTAAACTTGACTATTTCGGTTCATTTGAATTGACAATTCTAAGTAGTAAGAAAATTAAAGGTGTTTGGATTGGGCATTCGAGTGAAAATCCTGCCGTTATTAATCAGCACGATTGGATGTTTACTGCGGTCGTTCCAAATTATAAATTCTTAGTTCCAATTTTATTTAATATAAAAATGAAACGTCTAATAAAACAGCTCACTAGAACACAGAAGAAAGCTGCTAAAGGACTTTCAAGTAAACACAGTAATAATAAAGGAGTTTAAAGCATTAAATATGGCAGAAAAGATTTACAAAACGATAGATGAAACGCAGCTCAGTAAATTCTATTTTCTCTCCAAGGCTTATTACAATGGTTTTGTTAACTTTTACACTGATGGCCAGCAGAAATATTATACAGATATAATTTTTGAAGGAGATTTGTATAAAGAAGAATTAGGGCTTTTGACAAATGTTAAGTTAGATAGTGAAAAGCTAATTCATTTAAAGGAAGACGATGTTAATCTAGCTGTTCAAAATGGTTATTCGCCATTGCTAATGGGTAATAAAGTAAGATTACCAGAATATTTGTATCAATACACTAGCTCCCAGGGCTTAATGGGTGTTCTAGAATGTAAAAAACTGTGGGCTACACATGCAAATTATCTAAATGATAAATCTGAACTATATTATGCTATAAACTTAACCAAGCAGTGCATTAAAGAAGAAGTACAAATTTTTGATGAAGAAGCACAGAGGTATTTGATAGATTTTTTAGGATATCAAATTGGTGATTATCCTGGTCTAAACGATGTATTCGTTACAAGTTTTAGTGAAAATGGAGACTTGCTTAGTCAATGGCGAGGATATGGAGCCAATGGATGTGGCTTTTCTATTGGATTTAAATCATATTTGATTGATCTAACTCCGACAGAGACTGAACGTGATTATTTCATATGCAAGGTCGTCTATAATCCTGCTACACAAAAAGAGTTAATTAAAAAGAATCTACACGATTTTTTCTTAATAGTCTTAAGAGATGGTGGGAAAAGTTTACATGAAGTTAAAAAGTATATTGACGAAATTTATGATAATTCATATATGGATTTTCTCAACAGTATTATCATAGATTTATTAACTATGAAAAACCCGGTCTTTTCTGAAGAGGCAGAATGGCGCTTAGTTGCTTTAAAACCAAGTGCTTATTTTGAGAAATGTTATGACAATATAAAATTTAGAATTGACGCTAGAAAGAGTATTGATAATATAATACCTTATATAGAAATAGATTATTTGCCAAAATTAGAAGGTTTGTTAACAGACTCTCCAATTGGGGAAATAATCGTTGGACCACAAAACGATTTTCAGAAAAGCAAATATAGTGTTAGTATATTGGCTAAGAAATACATACGAGGAGGTGAAATGGTATATGTTAAGGAATCTAGAGCTTCTTCCTATAGAGGGTAATTGCATCGATTATTTTAATATATCATTTTGTAAGTCAAAATTTAAGCGTTCGTTGTTTTGTCTGCAATAAAAAATTGTTTTAAAATAAATTTGTTGGGTATTTTTTAATGTATGTCTTAAAAATTAAATCTTATACTTAACGCATCCACATGAACAGATTAATATTAGTTGGTAACGGTTTTGATTTAGCCCATGGTTTAAAAACAAGCTATAAGGATTTTATTTTTTGGTATTTGGATGATTGTTTTGATAAAGCTGGTATTTATCCAACAACACCCTTTGAAAACGAATTCGTTTATATAAGAGTGACAGATCATTACAGATTAACAAATCTATCGAATATGTTAAACAAGCAGAGTTTTTGTAGCTTCTTACACAGTAAAGGGATTTTACATAGATATTTAGATACTGAGCTGAACGAAAGCGCAGAGCGTTTAACTCAACAACAAAATTCTATATACTATGGGGTTTTAAATGCCGTCGCTCATGAAGTGAAATTTAAATCTGATTTTTTTAAGCACTTAATTTTTTGTTGCACAGACAATAACTGGGTTGACATAGAAAATGAGTATTTCGATCAGCTTAAAGCCTGTAAAATTAAAGATGAATTTGATGAAGAAAAGGTAAGGCTTTTAAATAGCGAATTTGCTTACCTGAAGCAACAACTAGAAGAATATTTAACTATACAACAAGAACAATCTTATGTTAAGGTTATTCCAGAACTTTTAAGTGCAATAGGTTCTAAATTTGATATAGCAGATTTTGAGCCATTAATGGGATACGAAAATACACGGATTAGTTTAGGCCATAAGAGAGTAGGGCCGGTTGTAAAACATCTTCTTTACTTTTTAAACTTTAACTATACTGATGTAATACAAAAGTATCATGATGAGTTAGGTACTAGACCAACAGGTTTTTCAAAAATTGAAGTAAATTACATTCACGGTCAATTAAATAAGACTGATAACCCCATCATTTTTGGTTTTGGCGATGAACATGATACGCAATATTTAGAATTTGAAGAGCACCGTAACAATGCGCTTTTTGAACATATTAAATCTTATCAATATTTGCGCACACCCAATTATCGTAATTTATTGAGGTTTTTAAATAGCGGTTTTTACCAAGTTTTTGTAATGGGGCACTCCTGTGGTTTATCAGATCGTACCATGTTTAAGGAAATTTTAGAACACCAAAATTGCAAATCTATAAGGCTGTTTCATTATAACGGCGATTTTCACGATAAAGCCATTAATGTAAGTAAGCATTTCAGCAATAAAGGACATGTGCGTAAACTTATTGTTGATTATAAAGCGGAAGATGCTTTTCCGCAAGGGGGAGCAAATGCTAACCGTTAATATTCAATGTAGACGTAATAGTCACCAGCAAATGCTGGCGCCAGAAGGGGGCTCCAATTGATTCCAAAGCACAATCTCTGTTAATAAACAGCCTCAAGACAAAAAGTTAACTGTAAACTAAATGAGAAAACATATGTTTCCTATATTTTTAGCAATATTAGCAGCCATAGCCACAATAGGAGGAGCTATTTGGCAAGCTATTGAAAAAAATGAAGCTGATAGAAAAGCTGATGCAAATCAATTGAAAGCGGATAAAAGCCAAGCGGAGGCTGTTGAATATTTGAAGCAACTAAATGCTAAGAATGCTGAAATACAAGAACTGCAAAAGCTTAATATCTCTAAAGCTGAGAAAATTATTAAAGATCAGAACGAGACTTTTAAGCATGTAACAGGAGATGGTGTCCCAGAAGTTTGGATCGGTGGTAGCAAGATCGATAAATACCTAGTATCCACTCATAATACATCTAATTATCCTCTATATGATCTTCAAATCGATCAAATTGATTTAAGCGAATTAGTAAAACAACCATTGATTGCTGTTGGCGGTGTTGATTATTTCGATGATGCAGTATTAGAATCTTTGACAGTTCCGTTCGTAAGTGCGACTGTAATGCCTCCAAAAACACAAATAGACATTCCTATTAAACTGTTTAAGAAAAAAGAGATGAGCTTTGTTATGTACAAAATACATACTAGGCATGGCTTATTCTTCCAATATTGTGCTATTCTAAATATTCCAGAACACAACCTGATAAGTTTTAAATTTGTTATTTTTAAATGGGTTGACGGGAAATATATTGAGGTTAGAAGTAATACTGATGCAAAGAGTAAAGAGTTCTTATCGAAGAATTGCCCATATTATAAAAAGGAGATCAAAGTCTTTAAGTCACAGTAATTACTATTCGATCTGAAGGTTTCAGCAAAATAATATCAGATTTGCTGAAAGATTGATTTGCCGTAATCTATCTCCTAATATAAATATATCCACCTCTTTCTTTAAGATCACAATTTGTGATCTTAAAGAACCATATTCTTCTTGCGTTAGCTCAAACATAAAATCTTCAGGAAAACGATCTAATTTTCCACCGACGCTTCTTCTATATTTTCCAGATGATCTTGAATCAAGTCTTCTGGGGGTTGTTGTTTTGCATAAAGTATATGATAAATATCAGTCTTAAAATCTTTAAATATATTTTTTAAATCATTATCGTCTATGCCAAAGACAATATTTAAGTATTCCTCCAATCGAGGTGTTTCTTTTACAGGTTCAAGATCGCCAATTTGTAATTTTGAAAGTAATTCGACTGAATTTTGAGCCCAAAAAAGCAACTTCTCCTTGTCGTCCGGATTATAAGCGTATAATGTGCAAAATGCTGATAACGACCACTGAAAAGAAGCTGGTTTATTATCATCATTCCTAGTGTGAAAATACATTGATCTTTGAACATCATAAGCAATGGACATCAGTTCATTACTCAACCAATTTTGCTCGTTAACTAATTCGTCTTTTACAGCCTTAATTTTTTCATCAGTGTGAGCTTTGCCATCAGTCTCAATTTTTTCAAGTTTATATTGTAACCACTTCCAACTAAAAAATCCTGCCGCTCCTACAAATAATGCAAAAACTCCAAGCTGAAGAGAAATTATTTCACTAAAGAAGCCTGTACTTATCTCCGTCTTTTCCACAACTTTCTCAAGGCTGTCTACCTTGACCTGTAATGACGTAACTACCTTTTGAAGTGTGTCTGCTCTTGTTGGGGCATGCTGGTTTATTACTTCGATAGTTGACGTGATTTGCATAATGTTGAATTAGTATTATTTAGGCTTTGTTTTTATTCTATCTCTCTAATCTCGGTTATCCTTTCTTCAAACTGCTTGCTCTCGCTACCGTCTTTATTAAGCTTAGGAACTTTTTCATAAGTGATTTCAATCATATCGTGTTCTTGAATGCCTTTCGGAATTAATTCGGTGACCGATTTTATCCTTAGTGCTTTGGCTATTAAGTTTAAATGTCTTATGCTATACTTATCTGGTTGCCCTAATGCCTCAACTTTTCCAACAAAACTTTTGCTAAGCTTCATTTCTTCGCTCAAATCTCTCTGGGAAAAGCCTTTTTCTTCCCTTAATTGTTTGATTTTAAGAATTATCTTATAATCTAACTCGGATATGATTGTTGAATATTTTTCCATAAAAATGCTCCGATTATTTGGAGCGTTATTTTATTTTACTATATTTGCTATCAGTTAATTATAGCGACAAAATAGAGTGGGGTTATAAGCCTTACTTTTTACGATGTCACTCATGAAACGAAACCGTCAATTTCCTCCATGAGCCGATCGTGAGTTCGCTTTCTATTGAATTTTGTATCTTCGCATACTTATTCAATGGAGCGAATTTCGCGTCAGTCTTTTGGGGGGCTCAGATTTATCTGAGTAGGTTCTTGACGGTACCAGTTTCAAAAGTAGCGGAGTTCGCTCTATTGGTTTTTTACCAATTCGGTTTTCTTCCTTTGCTTTTCGGGTATCATCGTTACATAACTTAAATTAAGCGTTATGCCAACGAAAAAATTAAGCTCCGTCATTTACCATTACCTCAAGGAGGCTAGGTATGGTTTTTCCCATTCCATTATCATAAAGAACGTAATCTGTTCTCCTACATAGCTGTTTGCTGAAAACGCCTAGGATAAATAGAAAGCCAACAAAAAAGGCCTGTTGTGAAGGAGAGCGCACAAATAGGTCTGTTGAGGGTTATATTTAGCCAAGTGCCAGCCCCATTTGCTTACAGGCAAACAAGTACAGCTACTTTAGTATCGCAATTCCAAGGTAGGTATTATTTTCCAAAAAGCAAATCCGGTTTCCCGTAAGGGCGTGTAAAACACGCCCCTAGGGCTGGTCTATGGCCTAATTTTTTTTCAACAAGGGTAAAAAGTGATGGATGTCACTGGTAACAGAGTTCAAAGATCTCTCCGCTACGCTTTCTTTCAGTTCTCTGTTTCGTTGCACTTCAATCGAGATGAAGTATGGGAAATGGGATGGTGCGATGGAACCTAGAGATTGCCGCGGCTCGCTCATACCAATGCCTCGCAATGACGTGCTGGGCGAAAGGGGGACTTGGATAGTGCAAAGGAGCAATACCGTTGCTAAGAACGACGGACGGCCTTATTGGATTCCGCAGTAATAGGCAGTGAAACTTGTGTAGGAACGAGCATACAGTAGAGATAAGAAATTAGGCAGTCGAGCGAGAGGAAAAAGGGGAGGGAAGACCTTCTAATTTCGCCCTAAAAGTTTCGCTAGGCTAGTACAAGGAAGGCAATGAAGCCTTGATTTTTTCCTTCTTTTTTATCAAGAAAAAAGAAGATGCCCCCACGGCATAAAGTGGGTAAAACACCGACTACCGCATTAGGTCCCGAAGCGAGTTCGGGAGACGGTAAGTGGGATGGGTCGTGCTGATGAACTTGGAGATATCTCCTCCCTACTGATCGTCGATATGACGTGCTGGGGGCAGAGGATGACAGGGAGCAGAGAAGCATGACGATTCCGTATCGAGTACGGAATGACGAAAACTGAAATTTAACTAACAAAACAATATGAACCACAACTATTACAACTTCGACCGCATTTATGCGCTCAAACCTAAAAACCCTGTATAAACTTCCATAAATTAATGGCGGCCAGATTTAGGTAAATGGTTAATAATTAAAATAAAGGCCGCCATTTACACCTCCCACATTTCAACCTAAAATGATTTAATCACAAAAAAGCCTGCAAGCCAGGCCAATCAAATAACAAACTGGTTTGCAGGTTTTCATAACCTACAAACCTTATGAAAAAACTAACGATATTCATCGTACTGGCTATGCTTTGCCTTAATTTTTGTGCCGTTGCACAAAAAAATAAGGCGCAACCAGCAGACACCATAAAGAAAAATACAAAGCCCAAGCTGCAAGATACCACGTTCCATTTGCAAGAAGTAGAAATCAACGCAGGCTATTACACGGTGAAAGAGAAACTGCTTACCGGAAACATTACGAAGATAAGCGCTAAAGATTTGGAGCGGCAACCTGTAAGCAATGCTTTGGCCGCATTACAGGGACGTGTGCCAGGTATGGTCATTACCCAAACCAGTGGCGTAGCAGGTTCAACTTTTAATGTGCAGATACGTGGACAAAGTGCCTTAGACTTGGGGCTTTCTAAAAACAACCCGCTTTTTATTATAGACGGAGTGCCCTTTGAACAAGGTAACGAGGCTACCAATAGGCTCACTTCAGCAGCTAATTTAGGTTCGGCAGGTGGTGGGCTAAGTCCCCTAAACATGCTCAACCCACAGGAGATTGCAAGTATAGAAGTACTCAAAGATGCCGATGCCACAGCTATCTATGGCAGTAGGGGTGCCAATGGGGTAATACTGATCACCACAAAGAAAGGGAATGGGCAGCGAACCAATTACAGCTTAACGGCCTACACGGGGCATAGCAGGGCGGGTAGAACCATGGCCATGTTAGATACCGAAGCATTTTTAGCCATGAGAAAAGAAGCTTTTGCGAATGACGGGTTAACCATGACCACAGGCAATGCGCCCGATATGCTCCTTTGGGACAATAGCAGGTACACTGATTTTAAAAAGGAGCTGATAGGACATACCGCAACAGACAATAGGTTACAACTGTCTATCAATGGTGGTAATACACAAACCAATTTTAGGTTAGGGGCAGGTTATTTTAGGCAGACTTCAGTTTTCGCTACCAACTTCGCCAACCAAATTGCCTCACTCAACTTTGCCATCGGTCATAAAAGTATAGACCAAAAGTTCGAAATGCAGTTTTCGGGAAGCTATGCCAGCGACAACAATAAATTGCCTACTACCGATCCCAGCCGTTATTTGGCACTGCCGCCAAACATCAGAATGTATAACGACGATGGCAGCTACGCTTGGGCAGATGAAGGGATAGTTTACAATACACTGGGCAGTGATATCGTAAATCCCTTTGCCCTAAGAGAAGAAAGATTTAGGGCGCTTAGCCAAAATTTAACGGGCAATATGGTGCTAGGCTACTCGCTGATAAAAGACTTAAAGCTGAGCTTAAATTTAGGCTACAATACCTTGTTTACTACAGAATATGCGGGCAAGCCCACTGCAGCCATAGATCCTAACCTTACAGCGCTATTTGGCATCCTGCCTTCGGCATCTTTTGCCAATACCAACCTACAAAGCTACATAGCAGAGCCAAAACTCAATTATAATTGGAACAGCGGTCGCCATCGCGTCAGTGTATTGCTGGGAGGTGTTTGGCAGCACAAGGGCTCCGCATTAAATTATCAATATGGTACCAATTACAGTTCCGACCTATTATTGGAAACAATCGCGGCCGCGGGCACCATCAATGCCTCCAACGAAGAAAATACATACCGTTACACTGCGCTTTTTTCGAGGTTAAACTATAACTATGCAGATAAATACCTCATCAATCTTACAGGAAGACGGGATGGTTCTAGCAGATTTGGTCCAAACAAGCGAATGGCTAACTTCTCTGCAATTGGTATAGCTTGGCTATTTGCAAATGAAGCATTCATACAAAGTGCCTTTCCATGGTTAAGCACAGGTAAGATAAGGGCTAGTTTCGGCGTAACTGGCAACGATCAAATCGGAGAGTACAAATACCTTAACCTATGGAGCAACACCACCAACACTTATGATGGGTTGCCTGCGCTATATCCTCGGAATGTTTTTAATGCAAATTACAATTGGGAGCGTATCCGTAAATGGGAGCTGGGCTTAGACTTTGGCTTTTTCAGGGATAGGCTAACATTGGGTACAGCTTATTATGTAAATAGAAGTAGCAACCAGTTGGTGAACTATAACCTGCCCACACAAACAGGGTTTTCACAAGTGGTAATGAACCTACCAGCTTTGGTAGAGAATAGGGGTTTGGAACTGATGCTTAACGGTACTTGGATAAGAGGCAAGAAGCTGAACTGGTCTACCGCTTTTAACATTTCCTTTAACCGTAACAAGCTTATCGACTTTCCGGCTATTGAAAGTTCAAGCTATCGCAACACCTATATCGTTGGTAGGCCACTTAATCTTTTACAGGGCCTGCACTATTTGGGGGTAGACCCTCAAACTGGCGTTTATAAATTTGAGGATGTAAATGGTGATGGCCTGCTAAACACTGCCGACTATAGATACATAGGCGAAAATGGGCCAAGATATACAGGTGGTATGCAACAAAATATCAGTTACAAAGGCTTTGAATTGAACTTCTTTTTTCAGTTTACCAAGCAGTTGGGGCTAAGCTATATCCATCAGTTATCTTCGGCTGCACCCGGTCGTATCTATAACCAGCCAGAAATTGTACTGGAACGTTGGCAACGTAGCGGAGATATAAGTAATGTACAGCGTTTTACTGCACAAAGTGGTGCGGTAGCAGGGGCATTAAGTTACCTGCGTCAGTCAGATGCTTCTTATACCGATGCCTCTTTTATTAAATTAAGGAACGTGAATTTTTCTTACGCCTTCAAAGGCTCACGCTTAGGGAAAACGCCGCTAGATGGTCTAAAAATTTATGTGCAGGCACAAAACCTTTTTACCATTACCAATTACCTCGGTGCCGATCCAGAAACACAGAACTTTTATAAACTACCGCCATTACGTACAACGGTATTTGGTATCCAACTCAATATGTAAAGCCATGAAAAAAATTAAACTTATGATTACCTGCTGTATAGCCATAGTGGCTACAGCTTGCAAAGATTATGTAGCGGTACCTCCGCCTAAAAATTTGGCAGAGCTAAGCCGTATTTTCGAAACAGATCAAACAGCCATGTCGGCAGCTGCTGGCGTGTATGCACAAATGGTAGCATCAAGTCTTACGTTTTGCAATGGAGGCATTACGGTATACGCCGGGCTTTCATCAGACGAACTGCAGAACGTAAATGCCAGTGTTACCGTAGATGCCTTTAGAAATAATACCTTACTGGCCGATAATGCCACCATTTTAGCTACCTTCTGGAATAATCCTTACAAGAATATCTTCCATATCAATGCGGTTATAGAGGGGATTGAAAATAGCACAAGCCTAAGTGCAGCTATAGCTGGGCAGCTCATGGCAGAAATGCGCTACGCAAGAGCACTGCATTACTTTTATATGGTAAACTTATTTGGCGATGTGCCTTTGATAGAAAATACCAATTATGAAACCAACCGCATAATACCTCGTGAAAATGCTACAAAAATTATCACCGCCGTTATCGCCGATCTCTTAAAAGCCAAAGAACAGTGGCCTTATGCCAACAACATAACACCCAATAAAAATAGACCAGGCATAGATGCCATCCATGCACTTTTGGCAAGGGTCTATCTTTATCAGGGTAATTGGCAGCAGGCCTATAATTATGCTGGTTTAGTAATTGACTCTAACCGCTACCAGCTAGAAGCGCCTAATACAGTATTTCTTAGCAGTGCTAAAGAAACTATTTTTTCTTTGATGAAACCAAATGCCAATACGGCCGAGGGGGCGTCGTTTAATCCTTCAAGTGCAACGGTTAGGCCTAGCTATGTGCTATCCAGTTTCTTGCTCAACGAATTTGAAGCTAATGATAAACGCAGGATAGAATGGACAAAAACAAATGTAGTAAGTGGCCAGAGCTATGTTTATCCCTATAAATATAGAGTACGCACTGGTACTGCCGTTACCGAAAATTATATAGTGCAACGTTTGGCAGAGCTGTATTTGATCAGGGCCGAGGCCAGTGCACAGTTGAATGATTTGGAGGGGGCAATCAAAGATTTGGATAAAATAAGGAGCAGAGCGGGGATAACATTGCAGGCAACTCTAAATCCGAACATTGCTAAACCAGATTTAATAGAAAAGGTGTACAAAGAAAGACAGTTAGAACTGTTCTGCGAATGGGGAACAAGGTGGTTAGATTTAAAGAGAACTGGCAAAGCAGATGCAGTGTTGGGCCTAGTCAAGCAGCCTCATTGGCAGCCTTACGCCAAGCTTTAT from Pedobacter sp. SL55 includes these protein-coding regions:
- a CDS encoding DUF2971 domain-containing protein; its protein translation is MAEKIYKTIDETQLSKFYFLSKAYYNGFVNFYTDGQQKYYTDIIFEGDLYKEELGLLTNVKLDSEKLIHLKEDDVNLAVQNGYSPLLMGNKVRLPEYLYQYTSSQGLMGVLECKKLWATHANYLNDKSELYYAINLTKQCIKEEVQIFDEEAQRYLIDFLGYQIGDYPGLNDVFVTSFSENGDLLSQWRGYGANGCGFSIGFKSYLIDLTPTETERDYFICKVVYNPATQKELIKKNLHDFFLIVLRDGGKSLHEVKKYIDEIYDNSYMDFLNSIIIDLLTMKNPVFSEEAEWRLVALKPSAYFEKCYDNIKFRIDARKSIDNIIPYIEIDYLPKLEGLLTDSPIGEIIVGPQNDFQKSKYSVSILAKKYIRGGEMVYVKESRASSYRG
- a CDS encoding AbiH family protein; this translates as MNRLILVGNGFDLAHGLKTSYKDFIFWYLDDCFDKAGIYPTTPFENEFVYIRVTDHYRLTNLSNMLNKQSFCSFLHSKGILHRYLDTELNESAERLTQQQNSIYYGVLNAVAHEVKFKSDFFKHLIFCCTDNNWVDIENEYFDQLKACKIKDEFDEEKVRLLNSEFAYLKQQLEEYLTIQQEQSYVKVIPELLSAIGSKFDIADFEPLMGYENTRISLGHKRVGPVVKHLLYFLNFNYTDVIQKYHDELGTRPTGFSKIEVNYIHGQLNKTDNPIIFGFGDEHDTQYLEFEEHRNNALFEHIKSYQYLRTPNYRNLLRFLNSGFYQVFVMGHSCGLSDRTMFKEILEHQNCKSIRLFHYNGDFHDKAINVSKHFSNKGHVRKLIVDYKAEDAFPQGGANANR
- a CDS encoding helix-turn-helix domain-containing protein, whose translation is MEKYSTIISELDYKIILKIKQLREEKGFSQRDLSEEMKLSKSFVGKVEALGQPDKYSIRHLNLIAKALRIKSVTELIPKGIQEHDMIEITYEKVPKLNKDGSESKQFEERITEIREIE
- a CDS encoding SusC/RagA family TonB-linked outer membrane protein; translated protein: MKKLTIFIVLAMLCLNFCAVAQKNKAQPADTIKKNTKPKLQDTTFHLQEVEINAGYYTVKEKLLTGNITKISAKDLERQPVSNALAALQGRVPGMVITQTSGVAGSTFNVQIRGQSALDLGLSKNNPLFIIDGVPFEQGNEATNRLTSAANLGSAGGGLSPLNMLNPQEIASIEVLKDADATAIYGSRGANGVILITTKKGNGQRTNYSLTAYTGHSRAGRTMAMLDTEAFLAMRKEAFANDGLTMTTGNAPDMLLWDNSRYTDFKKELIGHTATDNRLQLSINGGNTQTNFRLGAGYFRQTSVFATNFANQIASLNFAIGHKSIDQKFEMQFSGSYASDNNKLPTTDPSRYLALPPNIRMYNDDGSYAWADEGIVYNTLGSDIVNPFALREERFRALSQNLTGNMVLGYSLIKDLKLSLNLGYNTLFTTEYAGKPTAAIDPNLTALFGILPSASFANTNLQSYIAEPKLNYNWNSGRHRVSVLLGGVWQHKGSALNYQYGTNYSSDLLLETIAAAGTINASNEENTYRYTALFSRLNYNYADKYLINLTGRRDGSSRFGPNKRMANFSAIGIAWLFANEAFIQSAFPWLSTGKIRASFGVTGNDQIGEYKYLNLWSNTTNTYDGLPALYPRNVFNANYNWERIRKWELGLDFGFFRDRLTLGTAYYVNRSSNQLVNYNLPTQTGFSQVVMNLPALVENRGLELMLNGTWIRGKKLNWSTAFNISFNRNKLIDFPAIESSSYRNTYIVGRPLNLLQGLHYLGVDPQTGVYKFEDVNGDGLLNTADYRYIGENGPRYTGGMQQNISYKGFELNFFFQFTKQLGLSYIHQLSSAAPGRIYNQPEIVLERWQRSGDISNVQRFTAQSGAVAGALSYLRQSDASYTDASFIKLRNVNFSYAFKGSRLGKTPLDGLKIYVQAQNLFTITNYLGADPETQNFYKLPPLRTTVFGIQLNM
- a CDS encoding RagB/SusD family nutrient uptake outer membrane protein, producing the protein MKKIKLMITCCIAIVATACKDYVAVPPPKNLAELSRIFETDQTAMSAAAGVYAQMVASSLTFCNGGITVYAGLSSDELQNVNASVTVDAFRNNTLLADNATILATFWNNPYKNIFHINAVIEGIENSTSLSAAIAGQLMAEMRYARALHYFYMVNLFGDVPLIENTNYETNRIIPRENATKIITAVIADLLKAKEQWPYANNITPNKNRPGIDAIHALLARVYLYQGNWQQAYNYAGLVIDSNRYQLEAPNTVFLSSAKETIFSLMKPNANTAEGASFNPSSATVRPSYVLSSFLLNEFEANDKRRIEWTKTNVVSGQSYVYPYKYRVRTGTAVTENYIVQRLAELYLIRAEASAQLNDLEGAIKDLDKIRSRAGITLQATLNPNIAKPDLIEKVYKERQLELFCEWGTRWLDLKRTGKADAVLGLVKQPHWQPYAKLYPIPLSEIRKNVFLTQNDGYFN